The proteins below come from a single Candidatus Planktophila dulcis genomic window:
- a CDS encoding GNAT family N-acetyltransferase has translation MNIRLASLEDERTLYDICVITGDSGKDATGIFDQPDLLGDIWVGPYLHLSADHCYVVQNDDGVPLGYCIATLDTNSFESVTDAVWWPAKQAFYRKPDLSQQDSWSRDERIAHLIHNPLRSPSEFLEEFPSHAHINLVPEMQGKGWGKKLMQAMEDSLRSAGSQGVHLILSAKNQNALAFYKAVGYQIIFERPGEIGVAKKL, from the coding sequence ATGAATATTCGTTTAGCCTCTCTAGAAGATGAGCGAACTCTCTATGACATCTGCGTCATCACTGGGGATTCAGGTAAAGATGCAACGGGAATTTTTGACCAACCAGATCTATTGGGTGATATTTGGGTCGGTCCCTATCTGCACCTATCCGCAGATCATTGTTATGTAGTGCAAAATGATGATGGAGTCCCTCTGGGATATTGCATTGCAACTCTTGATACGAACTCATTTGAATCAGTTACTGACGCGGTGTGGTGGCCTGCCAAGCAAGCCTTCTATAGAAAGCCCGATCTCTCTCAGCAGGATTCATGGAGCAGAGATGAAAGAATTGCTCATCTGATTCATAATCCTTTGCGGTCACCATCTGAGTTCCTCGAAGAATTCCCCTCACATGCACACATCAACCTTGTTCCAGAGATGCAAGGAAAAGGGTGGGGAAAGAAGTTGATGCAGGCAATGGAGGATTCGTTGCGCAGCGCTGGTTCTCAAGGTGTTCACCTGATTTTAAGTGCAAAGAATCAGAACGCACTCGCCTTCTATAAGGCTGTTGGATACCAGATCATCTTTGAACGCCCCGGTGAAATCGGAGTTGCAAAGAAACTTTAG
- a CDS encoding class II fructose-bisphosphate aldolase gives MSRTNAGKLVLEAKSAGSAVGAFNVILLEHAEALVAGAEQAKLPVILQISENCVSYHKGLKPISVATIAIAEGATVPVSVHLDHAESEDLVKQALDLGYDSVMFDGSKLSYDENVAASARMADLCKSYGATLEVEIGEVGGKDGVHAPGVRTNPLEAKAFAEATGAHLLAVAVGSSHAMTTRDATLDFDLIAEIAKTVGVPLVLHGSSGVSDPDLQRAVKSGMSKINIATHLNNVFTHEIRQALGANPKLVDPRKYIAPGRDAVASEVARLLALLK, from the coding sequence ATGTCACGGACAAATGCAGGCAAGCTAGTACTCGAAGCTAAGAGTGCTGGTTCTGCCGTTGGTGCATTTAACGTTATCTTGCTCGAGCATGCTGAAGCACTCGTAGCTGGGGCAGAGCAAGCAAAACTTCCTGTCATCTTGCAGATCAGCGAGAACTGCGTTAGCTATCACAAAGGGTTAAAGCCAATCTCTGTTGCAACAATTGCTATCGCAGAAGGTGCAACTGTTCCCGTATCTGTTCACCTTGATCACGCGGAGAGTGAAGATCTAGTTAAGCAAGCACTTGATCTCGGTTATGACTCAGTAATGTTCGATGGGTCAAAGCTTTCTTATGATGAGAACGTCGCAGCCAGTGCTCGCATGGCAGATCTCTGCAAGAGTTATGGCGCAACCCTTGAAGTTGAGATCGGTGAAGTCGGTGGCAAGGATGGCGTTCACGCCCCTGGAGTTCGAACTAATCCCTTAGAGGCAAAGGCCTTTGCAGAGGCTACTGGAGCGCACTTATTGGCTGTGGCTGTTGGCTCTTCTCATGCAATGACCACTCGCGATGCAACGCTTGATTTTGACTTGATTGCAGAGATCGCAAAGACTGTGGGAGTTCCTCTTGTCTTGCATGGATCATCTGGTGTCAGTGATCCTGATTTACAGAGGGCTGTGAAGTCTGGGATGAGCAAGATCAATATTGCAACTCACCTTAACAATGTCTTCACCCATGAAATTCGCCAAGCGCTCGGTGCCAATCCGAAGTTAGTAGATCCTCGCAAATACATCGCTCCAGGCCGCGACGCTGTTGCATCTGAAGTTGCTCGACTTCTAGCGCTATTGAAGTAG
- a CDS encoding DeoR/GlpR family DNA-binding transcription regulator — MSRQERLSRILEIVVEKGSVEVEDVAQELEVSAATIRRDFDSLAKKQLLSRTHGGAVATGGSLGIPLTYKVAKEDEVKQRIAQAAAEMVSRYDIIGINGGTTTTAVARAIVARSEFAPGDPSDLQPALTVVTNAVNIAAELTVRHQIKIVVTGGVARPQSYELTGPFAEEVLKEVNIDIAFLGVEAIDSVIGAAARHEDEARVNRQIAARARKIVVVTDSSKFAKSAFASIRPISEIDVLITDDGIDPKIVKDFRALGVEIVIV; from the coding sequence GTGAGTAGACAAGAACGACTTTCCAGAATCTTGGAGATAGTTGTCGAAAAAGGTAGCGTTGAAGTAGAAGATGTCGCACAAGAGTTAGAAGTTTCGGCTGCAACTATTCGCAGAGATTTTGATTCGCTAGCAAAGAAACAACTTCTTTCTCGCACACACGGTGGCGCTGTTGCAACCGGTGGATCACTCGGTATTCCACTGACCTATAAGGTTGCAAAAGAAGATGAGGTAAAGCAGCGGATAGCGCAGGCTGCGGCTGAGATGGTCTCTCGCTATGACATCATCGGCATCAACGGTGGAACAACGACAACAGCCGTTGCTCGCGCCATTGTTGCTCGTTCAGAGTTCGCACCTGGTGATCCATCTGATCTTCAACCAGCGCTCACTGTCGTTACAAACGCAGTGAATATTGCGGCTGAGCTGACTGTGCGACATCAAATCAAGATTGTTGTGACTGGTGGGGTTGCTCGCCCACAGTCATATGAGCTCACGGGACCATTTGCTGAAGAGGTATTGAAGGAAGTCAATATTGATATTGCATTCCTTGGCGTTGAAGCAATTGATTCAGTCATTGGCGCAGCAGCTCGACATGAAGATGAAGCCCGAGTCAATCGCCAGATTGCAGCACGTGCCCGCAAGATTGTCGTTGTCACAGATAGTTCCAAGTTTGCCAAGAGCGCATTTGCATCTATCCGCCCCATTAGTGAAATTGATGTCCTCATTACAGATGATGGAATAGACCCTAAGATAGTCAAAGATTTCCGCGCACTTGGCGTTGAAATCGTGATTGTCTAA
- a CDS encoding carbohydrate ABC transporter permease, with translation MTTILLPKRHKRFTGKKVSLTISAWVLGFLFFAPYFQMLLTALKPKEEITSIPPTYFPKKWAFENFINVWKEIPLGTFIKSSFIISMSATLIVIFIAVPAAYYVARNNFRGRKVFLFLVLVTQMFAPTALVIGIFREIAKLNLVNTYLGLILVYAAFNMAFSIWILSSFFSSIPQEIEEAAWIDGCSRVSTLVRIVLPLSLPGLATAFIFTFIAAWNEFVIALTLTSSPEQEPLTVGLTALIGFYQVQWQYLFAGSLIAIVPVVILFGLIEKWLVGGLTAGSVK, from the coding sequence ATGACAACAATCCTCCTTCCTAAGCGCCATAAGCGCTTTACCGGCAAGAAGGTCAGCTTGACCATCTCTGCATGGGTCTTGGGTTTCCTCTTCTTTGCACCTTACTTTCAGATGCTTCTTACAGCACTCAAACCTAAGGAAGAGATCACCTCAATTCCCCCTACATATTTTCCTAAGAAGTGGGCATTTGAGAACTTCATAAATGTGTGGAAAGAGATTCCTCTTGGAACCTTTATCAAGAGCTCATTTATCATTTCTATGTCAGCAACCCTCATCGTAATCTTTATTGCAGTTCCTGCTGCCTATTACGTTGCACGTAATAATTTCCGCGGCCGCAAGGTCTTCCTCTTCTTAGTTCTTGTCACACAAATGTTTGCACCTACTGCTTTGGTAATTGGAATCTTCCGCGAGATTGCAAAGTTAAATCTTGTAAACACTTATTTGGGACTGATTCTTGTCTATGCCGCATTTAACATGGCATTTTCTATCTGGATCCTCTCTAGCTTCTTTTCAAGCATCCCTCAGGAGATTGAAGAAGCTGCATGGATTGACGGATGCAGCCGCGTCTCAACACTCGTGCGCATCGTTCTTCCACTCTCTCTTCCTGGACTTGCGACGGCATTTATCTTCACATTTATCGCCGCATGGAATGAGTTCGTAATTGCTCTCACATTGACATCATCGCCCGAGCAAGAGCCACTGACGGTTGGCCTAACCGCCCTTATTGGTTTCTATCAAGTGCAGTGGCAGTACCTCTTTGCAGGCTCTTTGATTGCCATTGTTCCAGTCGTCATCCTCTTTGGTCTCATCGAGAAGTGGCTCGTTGGCGGACTTACTGCCGGTAGCGTGAAGTGA
- a CDS encoding carbohydrate ABC transporter permease → MLKRKSRLGAFPWIFPALFMIFGFVLWPAFEMIRTSFQDVSSSGITKGWAGLENYQTLLANPDLPNVLIRTFIWVVGIVFFTIIISLPVAQLLNAKYPGRKVVRWAVIIPWAASVVMSSTIWKWILDPYYGVLNKILIDLHLYKEPVDFLANPKQSFVWLMIVAVFVSIPFTSFVILAGLATIPDDIVESSTVDGATAWKGYRFIKFPLIKPALLVAMAINLINIFNAFPIIWVITAGGPGYETDTTTTLGYKISFRDQDIGQSASMASLNLIIILIFIGIFLKVSKSQERNS, encoded by the coding sequence ATGCTCAAACGCAAGTCACGTCTCGGTGCCTTTCCGTGGATCTTCCCGGCGCTCTTTATGATCTTTGGATTTGTACTCTGGCCAGCATTTGAAATGATCCGCACATCTTTCCAAGATGTGAGCTCATCAGGAATTACCAAAGGTTGGGCAGGCCTTGAAAACTATCAAACACTCCTTGCCAACCCAGATCTACCTAACGTCCTTATCCGCACCTTTATTTGGGTAGTAGGAATTGTCTTCTTTACAATCATTATTTCTTTGCCGGTGGCCCAACTTCTCAATGCAAAGTATCCGGGGCGCAAAGTTGTTCGCTGGGCAGTGATTATTCCCTGGGCAGCATCAGTAGTTATGAGCTCAACAATTTGGAAGTGGATTCTCGACCCATATTACGGTGTGCTGAACAAGATTTTGATTGATCTACATTTATATAAGGAACCAGTAGATTTTCTTGCAAATCCAAAACAATCATTTGTCTGGTTGATGATTGTTGCAGTCTTTGTATCAATTCCCTTTACATCCTTTGTCATCCTTGCAGGACTTGCAACTATTCCAGATGACATTGTTGAATCATCCACTGTTGATGGTGCAACAGCCTGGAAGGGTTATCGATTCATCAAATTCCCATTGATTAAGCCTGCACTCTTAGTTGCCATGGCAATTAACTTGATTAATATCTTTAATGCCTTCCCAATCATCTGGGTTATCACTGCAGGTGGCCCTGGTTATGAGACTGATACGACCACAACCCTTGGATACAAGATCTCCTTCCGTGATCAAGATATTGGCCAATCTGCCTCAATGGCATCTCTTAACTTGATCATCATTCTGATCTTTATCGGCATCTTCCTAAAGGTCTCCAAGAGCCAGGAGCGGAACTCATGA
- a CDS encoding extracellular solute-binding protein — protein MKKVTRLSALVAATGLIAASVLGTSAKAADPVELKMVAADYANMQPYWDELSARFTKANPTIKVSVNVVSWETIDDKVKTLVATGQTPDIVNKGDYSAAAAEGLLYRADEVVSKATLDDIVPTFLNNSKYNGIAYAVPDLASARALFYNKDILKKAGVTKLPTTWPELEKVLKQIKAKVPGVYPYALPLGPEEAQAEFAIWAGGNGGVMFKNGKWVLNSKENIQTMEFLKKLTDQKLTQPNPAKCDRTACAQALFAAGKAAFINGSVFLEGWLKDNGGASINIGSGSFVAAPGKKPVTLGVQDYFTAYKANGHKAEITKWMDFIFEPTNYAAFLKAAGGFIPATKSAGAIAAKDAKLAPFIKLLPSAIFYPGDQAAFPAVKGAIQQQIGTALVNPKKTMDALQAKALAASK, from the coding sequence ATGAAGAAAGTGACTCGCCTCAGCGCACTCGTTGCAGCTACAGGTTTGATCGCAGCTTCTGTCCTTGGCACATCAGCTAAGGCAGCAGATCCAGTCGAACTAAAGATGGTCGCAGCAGATTACGCAAATATGCAGCCATACTGGGATGAACTCTCAGCAAGATTTACAAAGGCAAACCCAACAATCAAAGTTTCAGTCAACGTAGTTTCATGGGAAACAATCGATGACAAGGTAAAGACACTTGTTGCAACAGGTCAGACACCTGACATTGTTAACAAGGGCGACTACTCAGCAGCTGCTGCTGAAGGTCTTCTCTACCGTGCGGATGAAGTAGTCAGCAAGGCAACTCTTGATGACATCGTCCCAACATTCCTTAACAACTCTAAGTACAACGGCATTGCTTACGCTGTTCCAGACTTAGCATCAGCACGCGCACTCTTCTATAACAAGGACATCCTTAAGAAGGCTGGCGTAACAAAGCTTCCAACAACCTGGCCTGAACTTGAGAAGGTTCTCAAGCAGATCAAGGCTAAGGTTCCAGGCGTTTACCCATATGCACTTCCACTTGGACCAGAAGAAGCACAAGCTGAATTCGCAATCTGGGCTGGCGGTAACGGTGGCGTAATGTTTAAGAATGGCAAGTGGGTTCTTAACTCTAAGGAAAATATCCAGACAATGGAATTCCTTAAGAAGCTCACAGATCAGAAGTTGACACAGCCAAACCCAGCTAAGTGTGACCGCACGGCATGTGCACAGGCACTCTTTGCAGCAGGTAAGGCGGCATTCATCAACGGTTCAGTCTTCCTTGAAGGATGGCTTAAGGACAACGGTGGAGCTTCAATCAACATCGGTTCAGGTTCATTCGTTGCTGCTCCAGGAAAGAAGCCTGTAACACTTGGTGTTCAGGATTACTTCACTGCATACAAGGCAAATGGACATAAGGCTGAAATCACGAAGTGGATGGACTTCATCTTCGAGCCAACAAACTACGCAGCATTCCTTAAGGCTGCAGGCGGATTTATTCCTGCGACTAAGTCAGCAGGAGCAATCGCAGCCAAGGATGCAAAGCTCGCACCATTCATCAAGTTGCTTCCATCTGCAATCTTCTATCCAGGAGATCAGGCAGCATTCCCAGCAGTTAAGGGTGCTATCCAGCAGCAGATCGGAACAGCACTTGTAAATCCAAAGAAGACTATGGATGCACTCCAAGCAAAGGCGCTTGCAGCTTCTAAGTAG
- a CDS encoding SIS domain-containing protein, producing the protein MTTALHADAEIASQPQIWRQVADFAPSVFGKLPQKGERVAVVGCGSSWFMSMAYASLREAAGHGETDVYAGSEFNYDRKYDRVVSISRSGTTSEIVELLGKIKTPSVVLTAIHNSPVEDRATETIIMDFADEQSVLQTRWATAALGLLRAHLGFDLNSIVKDAEAALASDISNLVEVEQISFLGRGWTIGLAHEAALKTRESSQFWAEAYPALDYRHGPLSISQPGRAVWAFGDIPADLVRDIKSTGALFESSTLDPMAHLIRAQRVAIAIAKKRGVDADNPRGLARSIILDK; encoded by the coding sequence ATGACAACCGCCCTCCACGCAGATGCCGAAATCGCCTCCCAGCCCCAGATCTGGCGCCAGGTAGCTGACTTCGCCCCTAGCGTCTTTGGCAAGCTCCCCCAGAAGGGCGAGCGCGTTGCCGTCGTGGGCTGCGGAAGCTCCTGGTTTATGTCGATGGCATATGCCTCACTGCGTGAAGCTGCCGGCCATGGCGAGACCGATGTATACGCCGGATCTGAATTTAACTATGACCGTAAATATGACCGCGTTGTCTCCATCTCTCGCTCTGGGACAACATCTGAAATCGTAGAACTTCTTGGCAAAATCAAGACACCGTCAGTTGTCCTTACAGCGATTCATAACTCCCCTGTTGAAGATCGTGCAACTGAAACCATCATTATGGATTTCGCAGATGAGCAATCAGTACTACAAACTCGTTGGGCAACAGCGGCCCTTGGTCTGCTCCGCGCTCACCTTGGCTTTGATCTCAACTCTATTGTCAAAGATGCTGAGGCAGCACTTGCAAGTGATATCTCAAATCTCGTTGAAGTAGAACAGATCAGCTTCCTTGGACGTGGTTGGACAATCGGCCTTGCACATGAGGCAGCGCTGAAGACTCGCGAATCATCACAGTTCTGGGCTGAGGCATATCCGGCACTTGATTACCGCCACGGTCCTCTTTCTATCTCACAGCCAGGTCGCGCAGTCTGGGCATTTGGCGATATCCCTGCTGACTTAGTCCGCGATATCAAATCAACGGGCGCTCTCTTTGAATCAAGCACTCTCGACCCAATGGCCCATCTGATCCGTGCTCAGCGTGTAGCAATCGCTATCGCTAAGAAGCGTGGAGTAGATGCTGATAATCCACGCGGTCTAGCACGCTCCATCATTCTCGATAAGTAA
- a CDS encoding ROK family protein, with protein MSYVVAVDVGGTEIKSALVDSDFNVIATTTAPTPKADTTGVETVKAIAAIVAQFSTQHPVDAVGLAVPGALDEPAGTSRWSGNLQWKNLPIRNLLEDAIKIPVAFGHDVRTAAVAEMRSGAAKGARNAIFIPVGTGIAAALIIDGEIRSAEGFAGEIGHVNVNGKYPCVCGKSGCLEPAASTLAISKAYEAQSGKSGTTTEEIYKLVVAGDAVAINVWNDATAAMARACELLITILAPEVIVFGGGLSNAGETFLKPIRDYLDSSLTFQRKPRLEIAHYGAKAGTIGCAMLAFDRVKAGK; from the coding sequence GTGAGCTATGTAGTCGCAGTAGATGTAGGCGGAACCGAGATCAAGAGCGCTCTGGTCGACTCTGATTTCAACGTTATCGCAACTACCACTGCGCCTACTCCAAAGGCCGATACAACCGGCGTCGAAACCGTGAAAGCAATCGCTGCCATCGTCGCACAATTTTCCACACAACATCCTGTTGATGCTGTCGGATTAGCAGTACCAGGCGCACTCGATGAGCCAGCAGGAACATCTCGTTGGTCAGGCAATCTGCAGTGGAAGAACCTTCCTATTCGTAATCTCTTAGAAGATGCCATCAAGATTCCAGTTGCATTCGGCCATGATGTGCGCACAGCAGCTGTTGCTGAGATGCGCAGTGGCGCAGCAAAAGGTGCTCGCAATGCAATCTTTATTCCCGTTGGAACCGGTATTGCTGCAGCGCTGATCATCGATGGCGAGATTCGATCTGCAGAAGGATTTGCAGGCGAGATCGGCCATGTGAATGTCAATGGCAAATATCCATGCGTCTGTGGCAAGAGTGGATGTTTAGAACCTGCAGCATCGACTCTCGCAATCAGTAAAGCCTATGAAGCGCAATCCGGAAAGAGCGGAACTACCACTGAGGAAATTTACAAACTTGTTGTTGCAGGCGATGCTGTTGCAATAAATGTTTGGAACGATGCAACGGCTGCCATGGCGCGTGCATGTGAATTACTCATCACCATTCTTGCACCAGAAGTAATTGTCTTTGGTGGCGGACTATCTAATGCAGGAGAGACATTCCTTAAGCCTATTAGAGATTACTTAGATTCATCTCTGACCTTCCAGCGCAAACCCCGACTTGAAATTGCACATTACGGCGCAAAGGCCGGAACTATTGGTTGTGCGATGTTGGCATTTGATCGTGTGAAGGCAGGCAAGTAA
- a CDS encoding N-acetylglucosamine-6-phosphate deacetylase — translation MHIHGSSAVVDGKLQEKVCIKGADGVITAITLNCAETPDSSHSGTLIPGFVDIHSHGGAGFYFSDLSPENVAAARNTHLSHGTTTHIASLVTEPIGVLEEQILRLVPMVNAGVFEGIHLEGPYLSHARCGAHEPSLLRSPDIDELSALLDAGQGAITMITLAPELDSGIEAVEYLTSRGITVALGHSQADAATTNAAFAAGAKLVTHFSNGMPKPSAGATTIAEASLAEKRIPLEMIIDGVHVSNEILKEVLASGDQRTILITDSMSAAGGADGSYSIGSLDVVVIDGVARLTSNHSLAGSTLTMDQAFINFLKVNNNIVDCVFAASTLPAKTLGLHAVGEIAVGKKTHILEYTGTEIKVVAS, via the coding sequence ATGCATATCCACGGATCATCTGCCGTTGTTGATGGAAAGCTGCAAGAGAAGGTCTGCATTAAGGGTGCCGATGGAGTCATCACTGCAATCACTCTGAACTGCGCAGAAACTCCTGATTCAAGCCACTCTGGCACTTTGATTCCGGGCTTCGTTGATATCCACTCACATGGTGGCGCTGGCTTCTACTTCTCAGATCTCTCACCTGAAAATGTTGCAGCAGCGCGCAATACCCACCTTTCCCATGGCACAACAACTCATATTGCATCCCTTGTCACAGAACCCATTGGTGTTCTTGAAGAACAGATTCTGCGATTAGTTCCGATGGTTAACGCTGGTGTCTTTGAAGGCATTCACTTAGAAGGTCCTTACCTATCTCATGCACGCTGCGGAGCACACGAGCCATCCCTGTTGCGCTCACCTGATATCGATGAACTATCCGCTCTGCTTGATGCAGGGCAAGGTGCAATCACGATGATCACTCTTGCTCCAGAACTCGATAGCGGCATTGAAGCAGTTGAATACTTAACTTCCCGTGGAATTACTGTGGCCCTTGGCCATTCACAAGCAGATGCAGCAACTACTAACGCTGCCTTTGCAGCAGGGGCTAAGCTCGTTACCCACTTCAGCAATGGGATGCCTAAGCCATCAGCGGGTGCAACAACTATCGCTGAAGCATCACTTGCCGAGAAGCGAATTCCACTTGAAATGATTATTGATGGAGTTCACGTCTCTAATGAAATCCTCAAAGAAGTTCTCGCATCCGGTGATCAACGCACTATTTTGATTACAGATTCGATGTCGGCGGCAGGTGGTGCTGACGGTAGTTACTCGATTGGATCCCTGGATGTAGTGGTCATTGATGGAGTAGCACGATTGACTTCAAATCATTCTTTGGCAGGAAGTACGCTCACCATGGATCAGGCGTTTATCAACTTCCTCAAAGTAAATAACAACATTGTTGATTGCGTATTTGCAGCATCCACTCTGCCTGCAAAGACCCTTGGTCTGCATGCAGTCGGTGAGATCGCGGTTGGAAAGAAGACACATATTCTCGAATACACGGGTACTGAAATTAAGGTGGTTGCCTCATGA
- a CDS encoding ester cyclase: MSSLESNRQAAADFFEQIWNQKDESAIDRFIALDAAGNDPKFGVGRESFREQWKKWHAAFPDLHFDVREIIAEGDRVVTRWHLTGTHTGAEYLGKAASGAKIAVDGVSIDTIKDGVVLDGFDAWDSLGFREQLGIIKPL; the protein is encoded by the coding sequence ATGAGTTCACTCGAATCTAATCGCCAAGCAGCTGCTGATTTCTTTGAACAAATCTGGAATCAGAAAGATGAATCAGCTATCGATCGCTTTATCGCACTTGATGCAGCAGGTAATGACCCAAAGTTTGGTGTGGGGCGTGAATCTTTTCGCGAACAGTGGAAGAAGTGGCATGCAGCATTTCCTGATCTTCACTTTGATGTTCGAGAAATCATCGCTGAAGGCGATCGCGTTGTAACTCGTTGGCATCTGACTGGAACACACACCGGTGCTGAGTATTTAGGTAAGGCGGCATCGGGTGCAAAGATTGCCGTTGATGGTGTTTCCATCGACACCATTAAAGATGGCGTTGTGCTTGATGGATTTGATGCCTGGGATTCACTCGGTTTCCGTGAACAACTAGGAATTATCAAGCCGCTTTAA
- a CDS encoding bifunctional metallophosphatase/5'-nucleotidase, with translation MKSSIMLKSAFSFFLSTAVIAATGLVIAPSAQASTYALPNAPTSVTSYLGSGGVVVRWTPGVDVEPKISGYVVSAGAGSCPIFVPAKANNVVTMPVVIGQPAGTPVVQAVNEYGFSQPKASTKSYTAAQLATVASPTNKAVQVLQLSDLHGAIEVGTSFGAALLASNWEADRKANVATIALSSGDNIGAAPPISTEFEEIPTIETLNSIKLDVSIPGNHEHDRKLDHLNKMIGLSNFQWVVSNYDADSLAVLKSGTKQMKNFSIIERGGVKVGVVGSNTPETIEQVFPGNLDYVSASGAKQTITINPGVAGVNKAITEAKAAGAEIVIALLHQGWLQNSDGTAKGQLNELAAQIKGATAIYGGHSHQTFATLTPGTIRTNPVVLGQTRNAGVEYTRTQICIKRGKVVGQSIQHVLKAAAPTINTGVLSTVTTQDAAAAAMVKTYKDQLTAKLDVKIGTVSGVFPRGGTPAVERSGETPMGNYIADLMRAKYKTDFAVQNGGGIRDTFPAKTYIPANTSLVRTGTGALDVTLGDAFTVFPFGNQIATSVVTGENLWKALENGVGGNYPGDGRFPQISGFKFSFDSTKPAGSRIVEVTKLDGTAIPKDAKQYTITTLDFVIYGGDGYVNVFSPAQAKVQGALLDLFVDALKADLAAGKVTQVPAADGRIKKVA, from the coding sequence ATGAAATCCTCAATTATGCTCAAATCAGCTTTTTCATTCTTTCTATCAACCGCGGTCATCGCGGCAACTGGGCTCGTTATAGCCCCAAGTGCACAGGCATCAACATATGCACTACCTAATGCGCCAACAAGTGTTACTTCATATCTTGGCTCTGGTGGAGTTGTTGTTCGATGGACACCAGGTGTGGATGTGGAACCAAAGATTTCTGGTTATGTAGTTTCAGCTGGTGCTGGCTCATGTCCAATCTTTGTCCCAGCGAAGGCTAATAACGTTGTGACAATGCCCGTTGTGATCGGTCAACCTGCAGGTACTCCTGTTGTTCAGGCAGTGAATGAGTATGGTTTTTCACAACCAAAAGCATCAACTAAGTCCTACACAGCAGCACAACTTGCAACTGTTGCCTCTCCTACGAACAAAGCAGTGCAGGTCCTACAGCTCAGTGATCTCCATGGAGCGATTGAGGTCGGCACATCATTCGGAGCAGCGCTATTGGCTAGCAACTGGGAAGCGGACCGCAAAGCAAACGTAGCAACCATTGCTCTCTCATCCGGTGACAACATTGGTGCCGCGCCACCTATCTCAACTGAATTTGAAGAAATTCCAACCATTGAAACTCTTAACTCAATCAAACTCGATGTTTCAATTCCAGGAAATCACGAGCATGACCGAAAGCTAGATCACCTCAATAAAATGATCGGTCTCTCAAATTTCCAGTGGGTTGTCTCAAACTATGACGCAGACTCACTTGCAGTTCTTAAATCAGGAACCAAGCAGATGAAGAACTTCTCGATAATCGAACGTGGTGGCGTGAAAGTCGGCGTTGTCGGCTCCAATACCCCAGAGACTATTGAACAGGTATTCCCAGGTAACTTGGATTACGTAAGTGCATCTGGTGCCAAGCAGACCATCACAATTAACCCAGGTGTTGCTGGGGTAAATAAGGCGATTACAGAGGCTAAGGCTGCTGGCGCTGAGATTGTTATTGCACTCCTTCACCAGGGTTGGCTACAGAACTCTGATGGAACTGCAAAGGGTCAACTCAATGAGTTAGCTGCACAGATCAAGGGAGCAACTGCAATCTACGGTGGCCATAGCCACCAGACTTTTGCAACACTGACTCCAGGAACAATTCGAACCAATCCAGTTGTCCTCGGCCAGACTCGCAATGCAGGCGTTGAGTACACACGTACCCAGATCTGTATCAAGCGCGGAAAAGTAGTTGGTCAATCAATCCAGCATGTATTGAAGGCTGCTGCACCAACTATCAACACAGGTGTCTTAAGCACAGTAACAACTCAAGATGCTGCAGCTGCTGCGATGGTGAAGACCTATAAGGACCAACTCACCGCCAAGCTAGATGTGAAGATCGGAACAGTTTCAGGTGTCTTCCCACGTGGTGGAACACCGGCAGTAGAACGCTCTGGAGAAACTCCAATGGGTAATTACATTGCAGATCTCATGCGCGCTAAATACAAGACAGATTTCGCAGTTCAAAATGGTGGTGGAATACGCGATACCTTCCCTGCAAAGACATACATTCCTGCAAATACTTCACTTGTGCGCACCGGGACAGGGGCGCTTGATGTGACGTTAGGAGATGCATTCACAGTCTTCCCATTTGGAAATCAGATTGCTACATCAGTAGTAACTGGTGAAAACCTGTGGAAGGCACTTGAAAATGGAGTCGGAGGAAACTACCCAGGTGATGGACGTTTCCCACAGATTTCAGGATTCAAGTTCAGCTTTGACTCAACAAAGCCGGCTGGTAGCCGAATTGTTGAAGTAACAAAGCTAGATGGAACTGCAATTCCTAAGGATGCAAAGCAATACACAATCACAACACTCGACTTCGTTATCTACGGTGGAGATGGCTATGTGAATGTGTTCTCACCAGCTCAAGCAAAGGTTCAGGGAGCACTCCTTGATCTCTTTGTAGATGCTCTTAAGGCAGATCTAGCCGCTGGAAAGGTAACCCAAGTTCCAGCAGCAGATGGTCGTATTAAGAAAGTCGCGTAA